GATCGAGGGGCGGCTCTGGAGGACTGGTCGCGCAACACCTCCGCGCATGGATCGCCTACTCGGGAACGTCGCTCGATCTTTCGTACTGGCGGACTCGCGGGGGACAGAGGTGGACTTCGTGGTATACGGCGAGAGCGACTTCTTCGCGCTCGAGGTCAAGCACGCGGATCGCGTGCGCACCGCCGACCTGAGCGGGCCTCCGGTCGTTTGTCACCGAGTACCCGGAATGCCGGCCCATGCTCCTGTATCGTGGGCAGGAGAAGCTGGAGATTGGCGGCATCCCCTGCTGGCCCGTGGACACCTTTCTCCGGCAGTTGCGCTCCCGGCGTCGACGCCGTACCTCGGCGACCGGCATAACGCCCGCGCGCGCCCAGGCGACCAGTATCGCACCTGGCCGCCTGACCCAGCAGCATTACCGCTTCGACGTCCGTGCGATGAACCGCGTCAGCACCTCGCGCCACTGCTTCAGCAGCGGCTCCTCCACGTACATCATGTGCCCCGCCGGAAAGTCCTCGCGTGAGATGTTGTCGCGCAACTCGGGCGGCAGCCCCATCCGGTCCATCGTCCATGACGCCGCGAAGTAGGGCGTTGCGAGGTCATAGATCCCGTTGATCAGCAGCACCTCGAGCTTGGGGTTCCGCCGGATCGCCATCGCCAGGTCCGGCGCCACGTTAGGCGACGCGAACCCGAACGGCACCCCAAGCCCCGCGCGCGTCCACCGCCACCCCGGCGTCGCCCCACTCGGCACATACTCGCGCTCGCCGTCGTAACCGAGTTCGGTGCGCAGGTAGGCGTTGAAGGCCGAGGTGTAGGCCGAGGAGAGTGCGGTCGATTGCGGATCGTGCGATGGAGAGGGCGAGAGGACGTCACCTGCAGGACCCGTGAAGCGCGCGTCCAGGCGTCCTACAACGAGTCCCTTGTCGCGCATCAGCTCCGCTTCGTATTGCGACGCCGTCACGCGAAGATCCGCACGATCGAGGAAGACCGGGTCGAGCCCAGTGTACTGGTGCATCTTCTGGATTACTTGTCGACGACGCGCCGGATCGAGTGTACCCGCGGCGAGCAGTGCCGTCGCGTATTCGGTGAGCGACCACTCCTCCACTTCCTTCATGAACGCCTTGAGGTCGCTCCGCTTGCCGCCGGGGAGCTTGCCGAGGTACTCCGAGGTGACCGCGTACGAAGGGAAGTTGACGATGTACGGCAGGTCGTCGCCCGGGGCAAACTGCAGCGTGTTGAACTGCGGCACCGCCGACACCAGCACAATGCCGTTGAGGTCGATGTTGGCGCGTTGTAGGTGGCCGGCGAGCACGGCAGACCGCGTGGTGCCATAACTCTCGCCCAGGAGGTAACGCGGCGAGTTCCATCGCTGGGTCTTGCTCAAGTACCGGCGGATGAACTGCGCGAGCGACGCCGCATCTTCATCCAGCCCCCAGAAGTCCGCGCCGCGCGCCGGCGCCACCGGCTTGCTGAAACCGGTGCCAATGGGATCGATCATGACGATGTCGGCCACGTCGAGCAGCGTGAAGGCGTTGTCCACGATCTCGTACGGTGGCGGCGCCTGTTGCCCAACAAGCGGCGTGCGTACGCGCCGCGGCCCCATGATCCCCATGTGCAGCCAGAACGAAGCTGAGCCCGGGCCGCCGTTGTAGGAGAAGATCACCGGACGCGCTGCGCGGTTTGGCGCGTTGGTGCGAGCGTAGCTGGTGAAGAACAGCTCGCCCGTCGCCTTCTCGGCTGTGTCCCGCAGGATGATGCTGCCCACGGTGGCGTCGTATTCCACGGCCTGCCCGCCGACCTGGAGGGTGTGGCGTGTGGTCCAGTTTGCCGGTTTGGGCTCCCTGGGCGGAAAGGACGACCGGGATCGCGAGGATGGTGAGGGCGGCGAGGAGGCGCTGGGGGGGCTTTCATATGGAAGGGGCGCTGGGGGCGTGGAAACATGGGCTCAGGTGTCGTGAACGCATGCGGTAAAATTACGCGGCATTCTTACCACATGCTTTCGATCGCGGAACTGATCGGCATCGCGACAATCACCGCAAGCGCCCAGCATCGGCGACGTTCGTGTTCACTCAGCTCAGGGCCTGCAATCGCTCGATGACGAGGCGTATGGCGTCCGAAGGAGCAAACGCATGGTTGAGGTGCGCCGCAGCGAGGTCCTCAATGGCGAACTCCTTGAGGAGGAGCCTCACCTTAGTCAGCCACATACTCCGCGACGTCGGGATTTCCCATGCGAACCTCTTCGACAAGAGAGGGGCGACACAGTAGGAGGGCGCAAATGTCCTCCAGGTCCGCGCTATAGAGCGGATCCGCGCGGCCGCGGTCCCTGAACGCCGCGAACTTCATCGCCAGCAGAACCGGCGCACGGACGTGCCGCAGCCAGCTCCCTGGTGCGATCTCCATCTCGTCGAACTCGCGGAGCGCGATGGCGTCCC
The nucleotide sequence above comes from Gemmatimonadota bacterium. Encoded proteins:
- a CDS encoding peptidase S10, which produces MEYDATVGSIILRDTAEKATGELFFTSYARTNAPNRAARPVIFSYNGGPGSASFWLHMGIMGPRRVRTPLVGQQAPPPYEIVDNAFTLLDVADIVMIDPIGTGFSKPVAPARGADFWGLDEDAASLAQFIRRYLSKTQRWNSPRYLLGESYGTTRSAVLAGHLQRANIDLNGIVLVSAVPQFNTLQFAPGDDLPYIVNFPSYAVTSEYLGKLPGGKRSDLKAFMKEVEEWSLTEYATALLAAGTLDPARRRQVIQKMHQYTGLDPVFLDRADLRVTASQYEAELMRDKGLVVGRLDARFTGPAGDVLSPSPSHDPQSTALSSAYTSAFNAYLRTELGYDGEREYVPSGATPGWRWTRAGLGVPFGFASPNVAPDLAMAIRRNPKLEVLLINGIYDLATPYFAASWTMDRMGLPPELRDNISREDFPAGHMMYVEEPLLKQWREVLTRFIARTSKR